A region from the Rhodamnia argentea isolate NSW1041297 chromosome 7, ASM2092103v1, whole genome shotgun sequence genome encodes:
- the LOC115741861 gene encoding uncharacterized protein LOC115741861, with amino-acid sequence MDPPTRKLIMLLAFSLAIIYSASSASAQSKLMHKVCSKTDDYRSCVAALHLDPRAARAATLFSLSEIALRAAAKDAARSRKHVDRMLADPNTQSSWKPVLETCKGHLDTVAGQFLVASHELTTDTMSANYDVWMASHEIEACLEFMRSREQDIPPLITTCAHAKTQVSIGLVITNEY; translated from the coding sequence ATGGATCCACCGACCCGGAAACTTATAATGTTGCTCGCGTTCTCCCTCGCCATCATCTACTCCGCATCTTCCGCCAGTGCGCAATCCAAACTTATGCACAAGGTTTGCAGTAAAACCGACGATTACCGGAGCTGCGTTGCCGCTCTTCACCTCGACCCACGAGCTGCAAGAGCAGCCACACTTTTTTCTCTCAGCGAGATCGCCTTGCGAGCAGCGGCGAAGGATGCTGCCAGGAGTCGGAAGCACGTGGACCGAATGCTCGCGGACCCAAACACGCAGTCTTCATGGAAGCCGGTGCTTGAGACATGTAAGGGTCACCTCGACACTGTGGCCGGGCAGTTCTTAGTAGCGAGCCACGAGCTTACGACGGACACAATGTCTGCGAATTATGATGTTTGGATGGCCTCGCACGAGATCGAGGCCTGCTTGGAGTTCATGAGAAGCAGGGAGCAGGATATTCCACCGTTGATCACCACATGCGCTCACGCCAAGACTCAGGTTTCGATTGGCCTAGTCATTACCAATGAGTATTAA